The Onychomys torridus chromosome 2, mOncTor1.1, whole genome shotgun sequence sequence tgacattactaggagatgCAATTTCACAGCAAAATCCCtgatcttctggcttttacaactTTCAGCCATCTCGTTGGCAGtgtccctgagccttaagtgtgcGAGTGTTTAGTAGATACATCCAATGGGACTTggttccacaactctgcatatcaactggttgtggttttctgtgctgGTCTCCATCTATTCCAAAAGAAAGCTTTCCTTAAGGAGGAGTGacaaatatatctatatctatatctatctatatctatatctccacagatagatagatagatagatagatagatagatagatagaagatagatagatagatagatagataggcagatagacagatagacagatagatgatataaggacaaatgttaTAGACTGTTGTTAGAGactgctggtttagtaaattagtggttttAGATTCTCCTCAATAACTAGTTTCATTAGCACTGAGTAGTTCGCTTGGCTTCTAGAACCAGGCATGGTCTCCCTTTTGTtgaatgggtcttaagtccaattggaGAATGGTTGGTAACCACCAAGGtacatgtgccactgctgcacccCTGTGGTTGCATGCATGCTGGtggttgttgtggttcataggcatcacagcagagtaggactgttggttgtttccctcctttggaagcttgcatagcaCTTTCTGGCACCAtggctagtcctcagggagggggcattcaggtcagtttcagctcaggggcctctgggccctgtttctgaagtgcatgatatcttcagcagtagggacttAACTTCCATCTCTGGGGGCATAACCAAGTAGCCAagatttttccaaaataaataagtaaaaatcagAATGTTCTCACAGATTAACCCAGAGTCAATCTCGTGCTTGCCACAAAGAAACCTGTGTTTACCGGCATCCTTATTGGATGTACTTTTGTTTCAGTATGTACTTTACTGCGGCTTTAACATCCTTATTCCTCAAGCTATAGATAATTGGATTCAGCATGGGGGTAACTActccataaaataaagaaatgatctTATCGGAAGTTTGGAATTTGTCTTCCCCAGTCAGATCTTGGGATTTGGGTTTTGCATACATAGAGAAGATGGTACCATAAAATATGACTACCACAGTCAGGTGGGCTGAGCAGGTGGAAAAGGCCTTGCGTCTCCCTGTAGCTGAGTTCATTCTCACGATTGTGTGGAGGATGAACATGTAGGAGAAAAAGATGACCAGTAGTGGAAGAACCAGGAAGGCCATATTTGATATCACCATGGTAATGATATTGAGAGATATATCAGCACAAGCTAGCTTGAGGACAGCTAAGACCTCACATGTAAAATGGTTAATAACATTATTCCCACAGAAAGGCAACCGCATGGCAAGGGATGTCTGCACAAGTGAATTGATTCCACCAGAGAACCATGATACAGATGCCATTGATACATACACTCCTTTGCTCATGATGATGGAGTATCTCAAAGGGTTGCAGATGGCTACATATCGGTCAAAAGCCATCATGCCCAGAAGCAAACATTCTGTCGATCCCATTGCAAATCCAAAGAACATCTGCACTGCACAACCAGAgaaagtaatgtttcttttctttgagattaGACTCACCAGCGTTGAGGGAACAGAAGAGGTTGTGTAGCAGATATCTAGGAAAGAAAGATTGcccaggaagaagtacatgggtgtgtggagacGGGAATCAAAGATGCTTGCTATGATCAGAACACCATTTCCAGTTAAAATCACTAGATACATAGCCAGAACAAGAGCAAAGTAAATGATCTCAGTCTTTGGGTATCCAGAAAGACCCAAAAGAAGGAATTCAGAAACAAATGTCTGGTTATTTTTATCCATGCCATCCACTTTCAGCCATTATTGGAAGACTCACCATGAAACAAATCCAATGCCCCCAAACAAGTGGTACAAAGTACCTGAAAAATCATTGTTAATGTATTAGAAAGAGTTCAATTTTGAATCTCTGACATTAATATCTTCAATAATGTGTTATTCAAATATAGTAAAACTGGGCATCGTGGAAGTACACTTGCCCATTGCCAACATATGACTATCAATAAACACACATTCAAAAGCAATGCTTTCTGCTGTTGAGTATACTTTATTCCTAAGTTTATGTTTCCAAAACCCCTGAGCAATTACCCACCATATACCTGATTTCTTCGTTTCATCTGTCCTAATAAGTAAGCAATGGAGAAGACACACAAAGCAAAAAGTCTACTAAAATAACACTGGCATATGAGTCAGTGATTGACAATAGTCAAAATATTATAGCAactttgactttttaaataatatttttatgccTGATGTAACAAACAGTATTAGCCCTTTTAATAGTTTTTATCAATATTTATTCACAAGAAATTAAGGGATGTAAGCTAAAATTTAGCATCAGATCAAAAGAATAGCTGTTGTCTCCACATTTCAACCCACTTTTAGCATCTTGTATGATTGTTCCTATGACAAGACCATTACACAGACATGCTCCATAAAAATGTGATGGAGAGTCTTCATAAAGCATAacacattcctttctttccttctgcagCACGAGAGTTCATCTTGGTGATTTACTTGTTTAAGTCAATTTGATGATAGTAGTAATGTGAGGCTAAAATGAATGCAGAGTTGGTGGACTAAATATTTCTGGCTTGCTTCTGATTCAAAACTATTTCCTTTTGCCATATTATATAGGCTGATATAACAACCTTCAGAAATTCAAGAACAATAATTTTCTTGCATTTTATAGACAACTCTAGATCTACATGTTaaatactaaaaaattaaaagacaatatTTAAATGCAGAATCAATTTGTACCAAACTACAATAATGTTTTTAGAATGTTGCTAATAGATTACCTTGAAGCCAATCATATTCCAAACACAATAAGGGTAAATGAAAGAATAATGGAAGGCATTGTCATTGTGGAGTTGACAATTTAACTTATAGTACAGGAAAAGTACATAAAAAGATATATTATGGATGCTTATATACTATATCTTAGGTCCAAATTGTACATTTTCTGAGAAGGTTGATGTTTATGAGAAATAAATCATCAAGGGAGACCCAAAGAATCATTTTGGACATTCTGGACCTAGAAAGATGGAAAGGATCAGATGagcatggaaaagaaaagaagatggacAAATGTAATGTGAGAAGCTGAGCCACAGTTAGGAGGTAGATGGACTGGGTATTCGTTTTATATAAGgctgtctctgtgagggtgtAATGGCAAACAGatctgggaaagaagaaaacagggacCTTAGAAAGCCGCTGACATAGGAGGAACTTGGAACTACTATCGGTTGAATGTTtatcaatagaaagaaaaaaaaagtgggacaAGTCAGCTTGTGACCTGACTTCAGCTATCCCCTAACCCTAACatcatattatataatattatgagacttaaaatgaaaaaataattaggaGATTTGAGCTATTGAATCACTGGAATTGTCACTGACTGCTGAATAGATAATAAAACCACTCTTTCTGTAAACAAACCACTAGATGCGGCCCTGCATGGGTGATTAGTTCAGAGAATTCCAGCACATATGACATATGTTGCTCTGTCTTAGTAACTCAGAAAATTATCAagcaaatatttttagaaatcagACATCCCACTAAGTAGGACTGCCCTTTgcaatgaattaatttttaatagtaTTCAACACATTTAAATGTTGAAGAGAAAGATATTCAATGGCAattttagaagtaaaaaaaaaagtgaccccAAAGAGATTAGTAATTTATATTATTGTTTCAGTTTAAGAACAGagcagcagaagaggaagagggagtagaaaaggagagagatggggggaaaggaaaaggaagggagagagatggatACAGGGacaaggacagagacacagacacagacataatTCTCTAGGCCACAGTCAGGTGGATCACAGTAAGAGGCAAGAATCCCCTCACAATACTGCCTCACATGACTGGTCCCTAAAAATGTCTAAAGAAACCCTGTTGTCGACAACAGAGAGTGGTCAACAAGATGCACAGAGAAATTAGTCTCAATGGTGAATCAACTCCATTGATTAAACAGTGCCCAGAGAAAGGGGACAATGATTTTATACTTATCTAATAGTACCTGATAAAATTAAATTTCCCTGCAAGTCAATTTCAGAAATTGCCCAAGGACCACTGGATCATAGACATGAGCAGAAGGATCAGtccagagaaatgaaaaaggaagaagacaggttAACTCACCAAGACACATGGCCATGCTCCCAGTCAGATCATTTTGGAGGCCAGGCCTAGGGAGCCCACCTTCCTCAAACAGACAAATGTCATGATGATTCATCTTAGATGATTTGAATGGCTTCTCCTGTCACTGTCTCAGACTTTCCCTCTTGGGGGAAATTCCTTCACTACTCAGATCCACCCACAACCAAGCATGTTTTGCTGTCTGTGTTTCTTCTGCTCCTGGCACTCTCAGTGGGTTCACTCCTGTGTGAGAGAGAAGTAGAGTCAGGAGGGAGGAGTTTGTCTCTCTTGCTCAGACCTTTACTCCTAAATCAAACACAGCGATTAGACAGAGTACAGGGCTTTAACTGAACATATCAACTTTGACTTTCTAGACCTGCAGCATTTATGGATTCAAGTCCAGGGCAACTTAATGTGCCCAAGTTGTTGCCTTGCAGCAGACTTTAATCATTTTTTCAGCTTCTTTTAGTCAGTATTAACAAGTTACAGTCATAACTAGATAATCACCAGATTAAGCACCGGTGGTAATAAGGGTCACCCAACACTCACTGAAATACATATGAAGTAGGTTTAGCATCAAGGAAGAGTACTCAGACTGGAATCACAGCCTTGGTTTCAGGCTCCCTTTCATTTTGTAACCTGCCTTCAAATTTTGGAAATGGCATAAAAATACCTTAATCTTTTCTACAGATTATATATTATAGCAAAAATAGAATAGTATGTAGAAGTTTCTTTAAAGATTAATATACATAAGAATTACATATAAGGTGATAATTTACAGAAGTATTTGGGAAAATAAATTACTTCCTATTTGGCTTCAGGCCATTTGTATGATTACTACATGATGGCTATTGCTTTTAATTACAAAAAGGCTCTAATTGACTCACCCTTATAGTGATGGATTTCCACTGCCTTATAGGAACCAGTTACATTTTTATAGATTTAACTTCAGTATTTGGAAGGTTCGAAAAATATTCCAGATTCCATAGATGTGtcagaataaatatttattatgccACAGCTATTATAATTGTTCCCCAAATCCCAAAGCAATTTAAAGTTGGGAATGAGGGGTTCTGGGATAGAGAAACTTCTTATGCGATAGGGACTGTGTCCCACACACCCAATTACATTAAGTAGAAAATGTACTACTGTAGCTGAGCTAACACCTAAGGGGGAAGTAATATTCTACAGCCCTGTGACTTTGGGAAAGGGAGCAGATATACAGCTAGCAAACTCTGAAGAGTGGGagctttagtttaaaaaatatctagAAAAGCACAGTTAATATAAGAGATTAGTGATCCAAACAATGGTgagtattattaaatataataactGAACAAGTGCCTTTAGGGCTAGAAAGATTGTTCAACAAAtaagagtatgtactgctcttgcagagaatctgagttcagttcccagtatccatatcaagcggttcacaactgcctgtaactccaattctagaaAGATCCGATGCCTCTCCACAGGCACTTGCACtcacaagtacatacacacacacacacacacacacacacacacacacacacacacacacacacattgtttaaaaataaaatgtttttaaactaattttttaatttttaaaatgaaaaataaaatattgatcacAAATCGGTGCATTGTcaatttagcattttatttactaTCTCTTGATTTATTTGTTACATTAATGTCATGGATGATTCCATCACCTGccatttttcaaacaaaaagaaagcaatatAATAAATAAGCCTAACAGGATATTCTGAATTCATATGTTAAGTTCACAAAATTTGGGTATTGGTTTTTAGTGGGAAAAATGTGAACCCATGTAAAATGTTTGAGGCAGATCCAGTACATTATTAAACAAAGGCATTTGAGGAAAGTCTGTGAAGTGTGCAAATACAGAGATTGACTGTAAAGCATTTAATTTCTGAATATCATCAGTTGCTTAGCAGAGCAGGAATAGTATTGATACATGAAAAAACATACAAAtctcacaaaaaaagaaacacacacacacagaaatacagaaagaaaaatttgtAGAAATGCTATGGTAGAATTCACCCTTTCAAAGATGAGTAGGGTAGGAAGTGAAGTGTTAAAACGTTTTGAAGTCAAACAGTGGTATTTGAATAAGTAAAAACCATACAAGTCAAATAGTCAAGTATTGAGACCCAAATATGCTTTCTTTACAGCTTTCCtataaattttaaactatttaaaattgcaagataatttcaataaatataaaatgaatccatgaattgtttatatttttaatttagaattttaaGGTGAAAATCCATAAAAGCGTGCTGGTTCTACTTTCTATAGTAAGTAAACTGAGCTAAAAAGTGGTGAAACGAAGTTCAAAGTCATAGTATCTCCTAATATCTTAGTCAGTAGTAACTACACAGTCTAGTATTCAAGGTGATAAATATCTCTAAAACATGTCTGGAACCAAACTTTTGTCTTTGACAATCAACATTAATTCACGTTTTTAATTGATCTTACATCCTACTTATTAAGTCAGTTTGATGAAAACCACTTGCCACTATGAGCCAGTTCTCTGGACAGTGCCAATATGCCTTTTGATGTAGCAATTTGCAAGGAACTAGGATCTAGTAAAACCAATGTATATTGAATGTACATGGCATAGAAAGATCACATTGTTGTGTAAGGAAAAGCGTCTTACAAAATGCTTAAAGTGGCAATATATTTTCCAATTCatacagtttaaataaaatgccAGAAAATCTTGTTACTTTAGTAGAATATATTTATATCAAGATTTTAGAGTGGAAATTGAACTGTGAAATATGTACttaaatatgcatataaataaaattataaaaaagaaataaaaatgacttgtataatttacattttcttctctaaaCAGAGAGTGTGATTCATTCCTTGAAAAGCTAATATCTATAATATCACTTTGATTTATTATAGCCAGGTTTATACCAGCACCAAGAGATACTTTTAGTCAAACAATATTTTACCTTCATTTTCTAGGCTTCACTTTTTCAAAGTAATACTCAACAGAATCTTAGAGTTCACAAACTATACTCATAGTCATAACTGCATTTAGAAGTATTTCTGAATGTCTATTATTGGCAAGACAATGAAGTCATTATAATCTCTCTCCTCGGGTTTTTAACACAGTGGGATAAATAGACCTATAAAGGACTGAATATAATACAACTTGATGAACAGTTGCAAATTATTTATGAGCAATCTTCTTGCATTTCGATAGTAATTTCCTCTCACTCACTTTAATGTACCTAGTAATTCTAAAAGAGCACAAAGCAGTTCATTAGACTTCTGGGCCTTAGGAAACTATCAGTGTACAACTTAGTAGCAAAACCCCACATTGATATGTTGCTAGTTTCCCAGTACCATAATGTTTATATGTCTCTCCAATTTACGTATAAATTAAGTCTCTACACCATTACTAGCTTCATTTTACCCAAAATTGACCAGTGTCTCTACTTTGATACTGAAgtaattttattctcattttaatcTGAATCAATTTTTTTATTAGTCAAAGACTGATCGATTAGAGTGGACATTTACAAAGCTAGCTTGCTGTTGCTTTAGTTTGAAGGAAATCATGTACACAAAGCCTTTCTCCAACAACGTATTTTAAAAGTGCAGTATCACTAAAATGCTAAACTATTCCTTTCACATGTTGTTTACCAACTCAAACACTAGGAATATCattaagttttaaaatagaaaggcaGAACAAAATCTGACTTTAAAAAAGGTACAGAATATAAAACAGAGAAGGTGGGCCAGTCAAATTGCTCAGCATGTCAAAAAACACTAGTCGCAAAAATTTGATGCCTTTGGTCCATCTCAAGAACTCCCAGAAGAAGGAAACACAGGGTCTTAGGGTcttaaaagttgttctctgatctttaacaagaaccatggcatgtgcatacctatagactcatgtgtacacatgcacacatgcacacacatgcacacataacacacacacacacacacacacacactaattgaTGTTTTTCTGTTGGCTTAGTGGCTACACATGAATCTACTGACATTTTAATTATCATCTGCTGCTTCAAGGCCCCAAAGTCAGCatagcacaggccactcaggctGTGTCCCAGCAGGGCTTCAGGTCCTGTGGCCCAGCTCTGCCTCAGCAGCCATATGTAGGTCTAAAttaaatctctattgttctatttatcaataacACTTGGGAGTCAAAGGCTGgtgtgaaaacctgctagctcagagagattGAGTCACAGTTAGCTGGCCTTGCATTTTGGCTGTTGACACAGCAAGAGACACTTCTCTTTCCTCATCCCAGAATCAAAGGATGTTCAAACTCTAGTCTctaccctttccttcctgtgtgtcttctctatccaaattgctggcttctctatggctaattaTGATCAGCTAGTcactgattcaaggtaaactttattgaaAGCCTGGAGTGTTACAGTGTGAACAGAAcagataatgataaaataattaaaacttagagaaaaacaaagaacaaaaaagttaaagaatTACTCAAGAGAAATTTGAGTGATTTCAAAGGCAGAGAAATACAATTAGCTAGGATGTATGAATCTGCTTAGTCAAGCataaaaagtattttgaaatttCACTAGCATGCTACAGAACTAGCAGAAACAgatatttggttttttttctttctaaatttattttgtcACCTGCCTGTGAAGTACCTCTTGGAGCCTGGTGAAGAAAATCAATGTTTTAGGTAATGAAGAGACAAATGAGTGTAATAGCTGTGTATTCATAATTATGAACACCTAGAAATTGACACTTGGATGATCCGAGGCTGAAGTGTCCAAGTTTGTGATCAACTTATTACCAGAGTCTGAAATGCCACTGAAGACATTCTGTGCTTGCTTGTTTATGATAATAATCTGTTCAgggctcaatttttttttttcatgccatGGTTTGCATATATGGCCAGTGAGTAGTAATGACTCTAACTTTGGCTTTTCTGAGGTCAAATACTTCAAAATCAATCTTGATGTTCCAAATAATTGACATTAATTTATCATGAACTGTTTCATAGAATTACCAGTCTTAGGGATGTTTTTGGGTAAAAGTTGGTGACTATTGATTCACTCTCCATATTTGTTAATGATCTATTCAGATTATCTGTTTCTTCATGATTTAGTTTTGGTACAGACACACTACATCAAGACTATCCAATGTGTGACATACTGTGTAAGAATCCCTCAGGATCCCTCATACTTCAGTAGTATCAGTATACTGTCTTCTCCTTCAGTTATATTCCATTTACGTGAATCCTCTCTGGCACTTTTAGTTCCATAGAAGTCCTATGACTTTTGTTTACCTTTTAAAAGACAAGTCATACTTTCAATGGTTTGTGCTACTGTTTATATACTCTCCACTCCACCCAGTTTTGCTCTGAGATTTTACTATAAGGCCAGAAAGCCTATAGAATAGCATTCCTGATTAACAATGATATAAAATCATCAACAAAATGCTACCAAATCCAATGTAACAGCATATTCAAAGAAATATATACCATGACTGAATGGGGTGTATACTTGGGGTGCAAAGATGGTTCCACCCATTAATAATATAATATCACACTGACAGTAagagttatgaatcataacattaATTTCAAATTATGCAAAAATCATTGAATTAAATGCAATAtccttttattattaaaaacttcTTAAAATTACATAGAAAAAGACTGTACCTCAACTAATGACAAACCTGAAGTAACATCATAGTTAATGGGGAAATAGTTTTTAACTATGAATTGAAATAAGTTATGGATGCTCACTCTCACTAACATCTTCAACTAAAATAATACAGAACTGCTATATAGGCCACTTAGGCAGGAGACTCAAATAAAAGGcatcaaaatcagaaataaagaaataaaattattggtGTTAATAggtaatatattgaatatatgttgtatagatagaaataaatatattccataaaaataatcaatatacTATTAGGATTAATAAAATTTGCATTGTGTgaggatacaaaatcaacatacaaaactCATTTGCATTTTGTGTACTAGTAATgaactatgataaaaaaaattagaaaagaattcTCTTTATAATACCAGGAAAATGTACTTGTAAAACATTATACTCAAGGATATAAAATATCTGTACACAAATCTATAAAATAGTGGTAAACataattgaagaagacacaaacaaatgaaaagataatCTATGTTCATGGACAGTAAGATCTATGTGTTATATTGCCAAAAGTTATCATATAATTCAATTTAATGTCTATACAAATTTGTATAGCACtctttacagaaagagaaaaacatcctACAAACCACATGGAGCCACAAGTATCCTTACATAAGAAAGATACTTTCCCTCAGGGCCCCTCTTTATTATAATTGTTAGTGTATGTTCCTGTACAAAATGTTTGGCTTTGTTAAATCTCCGTACATAAATATCTTACAATTTGCTTATACTCAACAccaattgttctctctctctctctctctctctc is a genomic window containing:
- the LOC118578697 gene encoding LOW QUALITY PROTEIN: olfactory receptor 13C4-like (The sequence of the model RefSeq protein was modified relative to this genomic sequence to represent the inferred CDS: inserted 1 base in 1 codon), with the protein product MIFQVLCTTCLGALDLFHGESSNXWLKVDGMDKNNQTFVSEFLLLGLSGYPKTEIIYFALVLAMYLVILTGNGVLIIASIFDSRLHTPMYFFLGNLSFLDICYTTSSVPSTLVSLISKKRNITFSGCAVQMFFGFAMGSTECLLLGMMAFDRYVAICNPLRYSIIMSKGVYVSMASVSWFSGGINSLVQTSLAMRLPFCGNNVINHFTCEVLAVLKLACADISLNIITMVISNMAFLVLPLLVIFFSYMFILHTIVRMNSATGRRKAFSTCSAHLTVVVIFYGTIFSMYAKPKSQDLTGEDKFQTSDKIISLFYGVVTPMLNPIIYSLRNKDVKAAVKYILKQKYIQ